The following proteins are encoded in a genomic region of uncultured Vibrio sp.:
- a CDS encoding response regulator: protein MTKYLILCVDDEREVLDSVLQDLAPFEEHFILEGAESVTEARQVIEDMADEEIKLALILCDHIMPEQTGISFLIELSQSADTRSARKVLLTGQAGLEDTVEAINHDSLDYYIAKPWKGDELRQAIVSQLTSFVIENDDDLLSWTTILDSVAILNAMAERRASFGE, encoded by the coding sequence ATGACAAAGTATCTGATTTTATGCGTCGATGACGAAAGAGAAGTCTTGGATAGTGTGTTGCAAGATTTGGCTCCCTTCGAAGAACACTTTATTTTAGAAGGCGCTGAGTCCGTGACAGAGGCAAGACAAGTCATTGAGGACATGGCGGACGAAGAAATAAAACTTGCGCTCATTTTGTGTGATCACATTATGCCAGAGCAAACTGGAATTAGCTTTTTAATTGAACTAAGCCAAAGTGCCGACACAAGAAGTGCCCGCAAAGTATTACTAACCGGCCAGGCTGGGTTGGAAGACACCGTTGAGGCCATCAACCACGACAGTTTAGACTATTACATTGCCAAACCTTGGAAAGGGGATGAACTAAGACAAGCGATAGTCTCCCAACTGACTTCATTCGTGATCGAAAATGATGATGACTTATTGTCTTGGACAACCATCCTCGACTCCGTCGCCATTCTAAACGCAATGGCAGAGCGCAGAGCAAGCTTCGGTGAATAA
- a CDS encoding TfoX/Sxy family DNA transformation protein, with protein sequence MDMTDQAFFKYVRNFSQYQKRSMFGGIGLFCDEAMFALVSNDCCYIRGGNGLDEELIRLNCDKYKHVKRQTTATVNYYDVTELFESGFSGLDELLKRSIEYSVTERKYQKSSASRRLRDLPNMQLTLERMVKKAGVDDVEAFLELGPVKVFNKVRQAYGNDVDVKLLWKFAGAIDGVHWKLIQEPRKKQLLELCD encoded by the coding sequence ATGGACATGACAGACCAAGCTTTTTTTAAGTACGTACGCAATTTTAGCCAGTATCAGAAACGTTCCATGTTCGGCGGCATCGGTTTATTTTGCGATGAAGCTATGTTTGCACTTGTTAGTAATGATTGTTGTTATATACGTGGAGGTAATGGGCTAGACGAAGAACTGATTCGGCTGAATTGTGATAAATATAAGCACGTCAAGAGACAAACGACGGCAACCGTTAACTATTATGATGTGACAGAGCTGTTTGAATCCGGCTTTTCAGGCTTGGATGAACTGTTGAAAAGGTCCATTGAGTACTCCGTTACGGAACGCAAATACCAAAAATCTTCAGCGAGTAGACGGCTGAGAGATCTGCCTAACATGCAACTTACGCTTGAACGTATGGTGAAAAAAGCCGGTGTTGATGATGTTGAGGCATTTTTGGAACTCGGGCCTGTGAAAGTTTTCAATAAAGTAAGACAGGCTTACGGCAACGACGTAGATGTTAAACTGCTGTGGAAGTTTGCTGGTGCGATAGATGGAGTGCACTGGAAACTTATTCAAGAGCCACGAAAAAAACAGTTATTGGAACTATGTGATTAA